One part of the Nyctibius grandis isolate bNycGra1 chromosome 33, bNycGra1.pri, whole genome shotgun sequence genome encodes these proteins:
- the CDCA2 gene encoding cell division cycle-associated protein 2 isoform X5 yields MHRRSKSIKAPLEVKDNESRFTEEREEASFPGLSKDQKICKVTKSKVIKASKKENLSDGNQVKLQKCTLKCTKGLEKESYHNKEDVVSCQFTECSFDALKGDAVGDHTLPLNSKENFSGSRPVSLGDECYLTPNRDKAEEKSDCGVSEKQRKKTVDFATVTIAEFGITQESFTKQSIGKSPASLKFRRRSTVGVRGSPENNTLIRYLAQQRSSRQKEAFTQQVSPFKHENVRSLKDKIDAFQTSFTSVQEAEGETGFSGLSQVDDASQETDSSQNKVPFPEERNLDQWSEKFMAGKSGADLKENFRQNLANSSKSDTRICTILSSGQDMTVPEPAAALSEEWVYEEHDPIESLEAVLIRDISETGHDFGSDHITEDVRSDVLSDLSRKKVSFGEELSLEIFDESKPPITPPVTPSLMGNISLDEHTQSGSHPRSVLKKTPVKQLIDSTKEYSNDAIDRGGGESPAVSSCAKIFEALQTEKMEIHSSEKQKKKRVTFGEVLSPEIFDETLPANTPLRKGATPVRHPEAQSNSPFAWSSLIEEPLPQPNFDCDDECVEPLQELVEGPVTAEDLLPVENAEVAETDKSDMVTTRSSAKKKQCSTILEGMDFSISRATNTKNAKDIKNPRKNKFQRQKNVTTSAAKKTQKTKHTSYGKRRKKKVKKSLYGEREMASKKPLLSPIPEMPEVCSSASSPNSPEANALFSGNTKSRNACKDVQQKPVVERTRGENSCAVYMYSSSKDLDTLEAGSSNDTEFQVSDDDLKSVSGIDHKFSNIVPDAKCGFDTSDYFQQGKETACVKEAKESGSLIENEKLQGNVLNKAEWLTGLEFPEQQDTGVHEGAQRTQCPQKDSTRGSPPRRRRSSAIYFPPVEQLEITGNNLPFSFNVEEVLSVPQLKSDSLEPFRRKSGNSGEKRVRRSMRLHKDTEAEGLAWIQVPDEIQRNPPLLASACKVRRTISTSILTQSENIHHREQNLLHFSAPGKENNDSVNLADGPCKKWRRRSMCVSTPQETTTWSQTRKKRITNSIYRRDRSDQKHCEEVEIPLENNSNT; encoded by the exons ATGCACAGACGATCTAAGAGTATAAAAGCTCCTTTGGAAGTTAAAGACAATGAGAGTAGATTCActgaagagagggaagaggcCTCTTTCCCTGGTTTATCAAAAGACCAGAAGATTTGCAAAGTGACTAAATCAAAAGTCATAAAAGCATCCAAGAAGGAGAATTTAAGTGATGGAAATCAGGTGAAGCTGCAAAAATGCACCCTGAAATGCACCAAAGGCCTCGAGAAGGAATCGTACCAcaacaaggaggatgttgtcAGCTGTCAGTTTACTGAATGCTCTTTTGATGCGCTGAAAGGGGATGCGGTTGGTGACCATACCTTGCCTTTGAACAGCAAGGAAAATTTTTCAGGAAGCAGGCCTGTTTCTTTGGGGGATGAATGCTACTTGACACCTAATAGggacaaagcagaagaaaaatctgattgTGGAGTATCagagaaacagaggaagaaaactgttGATTTTGCAACTGTAACAATTGCTGAATTTGGGATTACTCAAGAAAGTTTTACTAAACAATCTATAG GGAAGTCTCCAGCTTCATTAAAATTTAGACGAAGATCAACAGTTGGAGTCCGGGGGTCACCAGAAAACAACACCCTTATTCGATACCTTGCccaacagagaagcagcaggcaaAAAGAAGCCTTTACACAG CAGGTTAGTccttttaaacatgaaaatgtcAGGTCCTTGAAGGACAAGATAGATGCCTTTCAAACATCTTTTACATCAGTGCAAGAAGCTGAAGGGGAGACGGGCTTCTCTGGACTGTCACAAGTGGATGATGCTTCCCAGGAAACAGACTCTT CTCAGAACAAAGTACCTTTTCCAGAAGAGCGGAACCTGGATCAGTGGAGTGAAAAGTTCATGGCAGGCAAGAGTGGAGctgatttgaaagaaaatttcagacaaaatttGGCCAACAGCAGTAAGTCTGATACAAGGATCTGCACCATCTTGTCTTCAGGCCAAGACATGACTGTCCCTgaacctgctgctgctctttcagaG GAATGGGTTTATGAGGAACACGATCCTATTGAGTCATTGGAGGCTGTTCTAATTAGAGATATCTCAGAAACAGGCCATG ATTTCGGTTCTGACCACATCACTGAAGACGTTAGAAGTGATGTTTTATCAGACCTAAGCAGAAAGAAAGTTAGTTTTGGAGAAGAACTGAGCCTGGAAATATTTGATGAAAGCAAGCCACCTATCACACCACCTGTCACACCATCACTAATGGGAAATATTTCGTTGGATGAACACACCCAGAGTGGCTCCCATCCGCGATCTGTGTTGAAGAAAACGCCAGTGAAGCAGCTAATAGATAGCACGAAG GAGTACTCGAATGATGCAATtgacagaggaggaggtgaatCTCCTGCAGTCTCCAGTTGTGCAAAAATCTTTGAGGCATTGCAAACAG agaaaatggaaatacatagctctgaaaagcaaaagaagaaaagagttaCTTTTGGAGAAGTTCTGAGCCCAGAAATATTTGATGAAACTTTGCCTGCAAATACTCCACTGCGCAAAGGAGCGACGCCAGTCCGTCATCCAGAAGCACAAAGCAACAGCCCTTTTGCATGGTCAAGTCTCATTGAAGAACCATTACCCCAGCCAAACTTTGATTGCGATGAT GAATGTGTTGAGCCTCTTCAAGAGTTAGTGGAGGGTCCTGTTACTGCAGAAGATCTCTTACCTGTTGAAAATGCAGAAG TAGCAGAAACTGACAAATCTGATATGGTAACAACTCGTTCTTCTGCTAAAAAGAAG CAGTGTAGCACCATTTTGGAGGGGATGGATTTTAGCATCTCAAGAGCCACAAATACCAAGAATgctaaagatattaaaaatccaAGAAAGAACAAGtttcaaagacaaaagaatGTAACCACATCCGCTGCCAAAAAGACACAA aaaacaaaacatacaagctatgggaaaagaagaaagaaaaaagtgaaaaagtctTTATATGGGGAAAGAGAGATGGCTTCTAAGAAACCTCTTCTCAGCCCTATCCCTGAAATGCCAGAGGTTTGCTCTTCTGCTTCATCTCCAAACTCACCAGAGGCAAATGCACTTTTTTCAG GTAATACCAAATCCAGGAATGCTTGCAAGGATGTTCAACAGAAGCCAGTGGTTGAAAGAACGAGAGGGGAAAACAGCTGTGCAGTTTATATGTATTCAAGCTCTAAGGACCTGGACACCTTGGAAGCCGGCAGCTCCAATGATACAGAGTTTCAGGTGTCAGATGATGATCTGAAGTCTGTTTCTGGCATTGATCATAAG ttttcaaACATTGTGCCAGATGCAAAGTGTGGTTTTGATACATCTGACTATTTCCAACAAGGGAAAGAGACTGCATGTGTAAAAGAGGCAAAAGAAAGTGGTTCCTTgatagaaaatgagaaattacaaGGAAATGTTCTAAATAAGGCAGAGTGGCTAACGGGGCTAGAATTTCCGGAACAACAGGACACTGGTGTACACGAGGGTGCCCAAAGAACTCAGTGTCCACAAAAAGATTCTACAAGAGGCAGTCCaccaagaagaagaagaagtaGTGCCAtctattttcctcctgttgaaCAATTGGAAATAACTGGAAACAATCTTCcgttttcttttaatgtggaAGAAGTCTTATCTGTTCCTCAGCTGAAAAGTGACTCCTTGGAGCCTTTTAGAAGAAAGAGCGGTAACAGTGGTGAAAAAAGAGTGAGGCGCAGCATGAGATTGCATAAAGATACCGAAGCTGAAGGACTTGCATGGATTCAGGTACCCGATGAGATTCAAAGGAACCCTCCCCTGCTAGCTTCTGCTTGCAAAGTCCGGAGAACAATAAGCACATCCATCCTCACACAGTCTGAGAATATTCACCATCGAGAACAAAATCTCCTCCATTTTTCAGCACCAGGGAAGGAGAACAATGATTCTGTTAATCTTGCTGATGGTCCTTGCAAAaaatggaggaggagaagcatgTGTGTATCCACACCTCAAGAAACAACAACTTGGTCTCAAACCCGGAAAAAGAGGATAACAAATTCTATATATAGGAGGGACAGAAGTGACCAAAAACACTGTGAAGAAGTAGAAATACCTCTTGAAAATAACTCTAACACTTAG
- the CDCA2 gene encoding cell division cycle-associated protein 2 isoform X4, giving the protein MHRRSKSIKAPLEVKDNESRFTEEREEASFPGLSKDQKICKVTKSKVIKASKKENLSDGNQVKLQKCTLKCTKGLEKESYHNKEDVVSCQFTECSFDALKGDAVGDHTLPLNSKENFSGSRPVSLGDECYLTPNRDKAEEKSDCGVSEKQRKKTVDFATVTIAEFGITQESFTKQSIGKSPASLKFRRRSTVGVRGSPENNTLIRYLAQQRSSRQKEAFTQQVSPFKHENVRSLKDKIDAFQTSFTSVQEAEGETGFSGLSQVDDASQETDSSQNKVPFPEERNLDQWSEKFMAGKSGADLKENFRQNLANSSKSDTRICTILSSGQDMTVPEPAAALSEEWVYEEHDPIESLEAVLIRDISETGHDFGSDHITEDVRSDVLSDLSRKKVSFGEELSLEIFDESKPPITPPVTPSLMGNISLDEHTQSGSHPRSVLKKTPVKQLIDSTKEYSNDAIDRGGGESPAVSSCAKIFEALQTEKMEIHSSEKQKKKRVTFGEVLSPEIFDETLPANTPLRKGATPVRHPEAQSNSPFAWSSLIEEPLPQPNFDCDDECVEPLQELVEGPVTAEDLLPVENAEVAETDKSDMVTTRSSAKKKQCSTILEGMDFSISRATNTKNAKDIKNPRKNKFQRQKNVTTSAAKKTQKTKHTSYGKRRKKKVKKSLYGEREMASKKPLLSPIPEMPEVCSSASSPNSPEANALFSEDVFLGNTKSRNACKDVQQKPVVERTRGENSCAVYMYSSSKDLDTLEAGSSNDTEFQVSDDDLKSVSGIDHKFSNIVPDAKCGFDTSDYFQQGKETACVKEAKESGSLIENEKLQGNVLNKAEWLTGLEFPEQQDTGVHEGAQRTQCPQKDSTRGSPPRRRRSSAIYFPPVEQLEITGNNLPFSFNVEEVLSVPQLKSDSLEPFRRKSGNSGEKRVRRSMRLHKDTEAEGLAWIQVPDEIQRNPPLLASACKVRRTISTSILTQSENIHHREQNLLHFSAPGKENNDSVNLADGPCKKWRRRSMCVSTPQETTTWSQTRKKRITNSIYRRDRSDQKHCEEVEIPLENNSNT; this is encoded by the exons ATGCACAGACGATCTAAGAGTATAAAAGCTCCTTTGGAAGTTAAAGACAATGAGAGTAGATTCActgaagagagggaagaggcCTCTTTCCCTGGTTTATCAAAAGACCAGAAGATTTGCAAAGTGACTAAATCAAAAGTCATAAAAGCATCCAAGAAGGAGAATTTAAGTGATGGAAATCAGGTGAAGCTGCAAAAATGCACCCTGAAATGCACCAAAGGCCTCGAGAAGGAATCGTACCAcaacaaggaggatgttgtcAGCTGTCAGTTTACTGAATGCTCTTTTGATGCGCTGAAAGGGGATGCGGTTGGTGACCATACCTTGCCTTTGAACAGCAAGGAAAATTTTTCAGGAAGCAGGCCTGTTTCTTTGGGGGATGAATGCTACTTGACACCTAATAGggacaaagcagaagaaaaatctgattgTGGAGTATCagagaaacagaggaagaaaactgttGATTTTGCAACTGTAACAATTGCTGAATTTGGGATTACTCAAGAAAGTTTTACTAAACAATCTATAG GGAAGTCTCCAGCTTCATTAAAATTTAGACGAAGATCAACAGTTGGAGTCCGGGGGTCACCAGAAAACAACACCCTTATTCGATACCTTGCccaacagagaagcagcaggcaaAAAGAAGCCTTTACACAG CAGGTTAGTccttttaaacatgaaaatgtcAGGTCCTTGAAGGACAAGATAGATGCCTTTCAAACATCTTTTACATCAGTGCAAGAAGCTGAAGGGGAGACGGGCTTCTCTGGACTGTCACAAGTGGATGATGCTTCCCAGGAAACAGACTCTT CTCAGAACAAAGTACCTTTTCCAGAAGAGCGGAACCTGGATCAGTGGAGTGAAAAGTTCATGGCAGGCAAGAGTGGAGctgatttgaaagaaaatttcagacaaaatttGGCCAACAGCAGTAAGTCTGATACAAGGATCTGCACCATCTTGTCTTCAGGCCAAGACATGACTGTCCCTgaacctgctgctgctctttcagaG GAATGGGTTTATGAGGAACACGATCCTATTGAGTCATTGGAGGCTGTTCTAATTAGAGATATCTCAGAAACAGGCCATG ATTTCGGTTCTGACCACATCACTGAAGACGTTAGAAGTGATGTTTTATCAGACCTAAGCAGAAAGAAAGTTAGTTTTGGAGAAGAACTGAGCCTGGAAATATTTGATGAAAGCAAGCCACCTATCACACCACCTGTCACACCATCACTAATGGGAAATATTTCGTTGGATGAACACACCCAGAGTGGCTCCCATCCGCGATCTGTGTTGAAGAAAACGCCAGTGAAGCAGCTAATAGATAGCACGAAG GAGTACTCGAATGATGCAATtgacagaggaggaggtgaatCTCCTGCAGTCTCCAGTTGTGCAAAAATCTTTGAGGCATTGCAAACAG agaaaatggaaatacatagctctgaaaagcaaaagaagaaaagagttaCTTTTGGAGAAGTTCTGAGCCCAGAAATATTTGATGAAACTTTGCCTGCAAATACTCCACTGCGCAAAGGAGCGACGCCAGTCCGTCATCCAGAAGCACAAAGCAACAGCCCTTTTGCATGGTCAAGTCTCATTGAAGAACCATTACCCCAGCCAAACTTTGATTGCGATGAT GAATGTGTTGAGCCTCTTCAAGAGTTAGTGGAGGGTCCTGTTACTGCAGAAGATCTCTTACCTGTTGAAAATGCAGAAG TAGCAGAAACTGACAAATCTGATATGGTAACAACTCGTTCTTCTGCTAAAAAGAAG CAGTGTAGCACCATTTTGGAGGGGATGGATTTTAGCATCTCAAGAGCCACAAATACCAAGAATgctaaagatattaaaaatccaAGAAAGAACAAGtttcaaagacaaaagaatGTAACCACATCCGCTGCCAAAAAGACACAA aaaacaaaacatacaagctatgggaaaagaagaaagaaaaaagtgaaaaagtctTTATATGGGGAAAGAGAGATGGCTTCTAAGAAACCTCTTCTCAGCCCTATCCCTGAAATGCCAGAGGTTTGCTCTTCTGCTTCATCTCCAAACTCACCAGAGGCAAATGCACTTTTTTCAG AGGACGTATTTTTAGGTAATACCAAATCCAGGAATGCTTGCAAGGATGTTCAACAGAAGCCAGTGGTTGAAAGAACGAGAGGGGAAAACAGCTGTGCAGTTTATATGTATTCAAGCTCTAAGGACCTGGACACCTTGGAAGCCGGCAGCTCCAATGATACAGAGTTTCAGGTGTCAGATGATGATCTGAAGTCTGTTTCTGGCATTGATCATAAG ttttcaaACATTGTGCCAGATGCAAAGTGTGGTTTTGATACATCTGACTATTTCCAACAAGGGAAAGAGACTGCATGTGTAAAAGAGGCAAAAGAAAGTGGTTCCTTgatagaaaatgagaaattacaaGGAAATGTTCTAAATAAGGCAGAGTGGCTAACGGGGCTAGAATTTCCGGAACAACAGGACACTGGTGTACACGAGGGTGCCCAAAGAACTCAGTGTCCACAAAAAGATTCTACAAGAGGCAGTCCaccaagaagaagaagaagtaGTGCCAtctattttcctcctgttgaaCAATTGGAAATAACTGGAAACAATCTTCcgttttcttttaatgtggaAGAAGTCTTATCTGTTCCTCAGCTGAAAAGTGACTCCTTGGAGCCTTTTAGAAGAAAGAGCGGTAACAGTGGTGAAAAAAGAGTGAGGCGCAGCATGAGATTGCATAAAGATACCGAAGCTGAAGGACTTGCATGGATTCAGGTACCCGATGAGATTCAAAGGAACCCTCCCCTGCTAGCTTCTGCTTGCAAAGTCCGGAGAACAATAAGCACATCCATCCTCACACAGTCTGAGAATATTCACCATCGAGAACAAAATCTCCTCCATTTTTCAGCACCAGGGAAGGAGAACAATGATTCTGTTAATCTTGCTGATGGTCCTTGCAAAaaatggaggaggagaagcatgTGTGTATCCACACCTCAAGAAACAACAACTTGGTCTCAAACCCGGAAAAAGAGGATAACAAATTCTATATATAGGAGGGACAGAAGTGACCAAAAACACTGTGAAGAAGTAGAAATACCTCTTGAAAATAACTCTAACACTTAG
- the CDCA2 gene encoding cell division cycle-associated protein 2 isoform X2: protein MHRRSKSIKAPLEVKDNESRFTEEREEASFPGLSKDQKICKVTKSKVIKASKKENLSDGNQVKLQKCTLKCTKGLEKESYHNKEDVVSCQFTECSFDALKGDAVGDHTLPLNSKENFSGSRPVSLGDECYLTPNRDKAEEKSDCGVSEKQRKKTVDFATVTIAEFGITQESFTKQSIGKSPASLKFRRRSTVGVRGSPENNTLIRYLAQQRSSRQKEAFTQVSPFKHENVRSLKDKIDAFQTSFTSVQEAEGETGFSGLSQVDDASQETDSSQNKVPFPEERNLDQWSEKFMAGKSGADLKENFRQNLANSSKSDTRICTILSSGQDMTVPEPAAALSEEWVYEEHDPIESLEAVLIRDISETGHDFGSDHITEDVRSDVLSDLSRKKVSFGEELSLEIFDESKPPITPPVTPSLMGNISLDEHTQSGSHPRSVLKKTPVKQLIDSTKEYSNDAIDRGGGESPAVSSCAKIFEALQTEKMEIHSSEKQKKKRVTFGEVLSPEIFDETLPANTPLRKGATPVRHPEAQSNSPFAWSSLIEEPLPQPNFDCDDECVEPLQELVEGPVTAEDLLPVENAEVAETDKSDMVTTRSSAKKKQCSTILEGMDFSISRATNTKNAKDIKNPRKNKFQRQKNVTTSAAKKTQSSQSFQKTKHTSYGKRRKKKVKKSLYGEREMASKKPLLSPIPEMPEVCSSASSPNSPEANALFSEDVFLGNTKSRNACKDVQQKPVVERTRGENSCAVYMYSSSKDLDTLEAGSSNDTEFQVSDDDLKSVSGIDHKFSNIVPDAKCGFDTSDYFQQGKETACVKEAKESGSLIENEKLQGNVLNKAEWLTGLEFPEQQDTGVHEGAQRTQCPQKDSTRGSPPRRRRSSAIYFPPVEQLEITGNNLPFSFNVEEVLSVPQLKSDSLEPFRRKSGNSGEKRVRRSMRLHKDTEAEGLAWIQVPDEIQRNPPLLASACKVRRTISTSILTQSENIHHREQNLLHFSAPGKENNDSVNLADGPCKKWRRRSMCVSTPQETTTWSQTRKKRITNSIYRRDRSDQKHCEEVEIPLENNSNT from the exons ATGCACAGACGATCTAAGAGTATAAAAGCTCCTTTGGAAGTTAAAGACAATGAGAGTAGATTCActgaagagagggaagaggcCTCTTTCCCTGGTTTATCAAAAGACCAGAAGATTTGCAAAGTGACTAAATCAAAAGTCATAAAAGCATCCAAGAAGGAGAATTTAAGTGATGGAAATCAGGTGAAGCTGCAAAAATGCACCCTGAAATGCACCAAAGGCCTCGAGAAGGAATCGTACCAcaacaaggaggatgttgtcAGCTGTCAGTTTACTGAATGCTCTTTTGATGCGCTGAAAGGGGATGCGGTTGGTGACCATACCTTGCCTTTGAACAGCAAGGAAAATTTTTCAGGAAGCAGGCCTGTTTCTTTGGGGGATGAATGCTACTTGACACCTAATAGggacaaagcagaagaaaaatctgattgTGGAGTATCagagaaacagaggaagaaaactgttGATTTTGCAACTGTAACAATTGCTGAATTTGGGATTACTCAAGAAAGTTTTACTAAACAATCTATAG GGAAGTCTCCAGCTTCATTAAAATTTAGACGAAGATCAACAGTTGGAGTCCGGGGGTCACCAGAAAACAACACCCTTATTCGATACCTTGCccaacagagaagcagcaggcaaAAAGAAGCCTTTACACAG GTTAGTccttttaaacatgaaaatgtcAGGTCCTTGAAGGACAAGATAGATGCCTTTCAAACATCTTTTACATCAGTGCAAGAAGCTGAAGGGGAGACGGGCTTCTCTGGACTGTCACAAGTGGATGATGCTTCCCAGGAAACAGACTCTT CTCAGAACAAAGTACCTTTTCCAGAAGAGCGGAACCTGGATCAGTGGAGTGAAAAGTTCATGGCAGGCAAGAGTGGAGctgatttgaaagaaaatttcagacaaaatttGGCCAACAGCAGTAAGTCTGATACAAGGATCTGCACCATCTTGTCTTCAGGCCAAGACATGACTGTCCCTgaacctgctgctgctctttcagaG GAATGGGTTTATGAGGAACACGATCCTATTGAGTCATTGGAGGCTGTTCTAATTAGAGATATCTCAGAAACAGGCCATG ATTTCGGTTCTGACCACATCACTGAAGACGTTAGAAGTGATGTTTTATCAGACCTAAGCAGAAAGAAAGTTAGTTTTGGAGAAGAACTGAGCCTGGAAATATTTGATGAAAGCAAGCCACCTATCACACCACCTGTCACACCATCACTAATGGGAAATATTTCGTTGGATGAACACACCCAGAGTGGCTCCCATCCGCGATCTGTGTTGAAGAAAACGCCAGTGAAGCAGCTAATAGATAGCACGAAG GAGTACTCGAATGATGCAATtgacagaggaggaggtgaatCTCCTGCAGTCTCCAGTTGTGCAAAAATCTTTGAGGCATTGCAAACAG agaaaatggaaatacatagctctgaaaagcaaaagaagaaaagagttaCTTTTGGAGAAGTTCTGAGCCCAGAAATATTTGATGAAACTTTGCCTGCAAATACTCCACTGCGCAAAGGAGCGACGCCAGTCCGTCATCCAGAAGCACAAAGCAACAGCCCTTTTGCATGGTCAAGTCTCATTGAAGAACCATTACCCCAGCCAAACTTTGATTGCGATGAT GAATGTGTTGAGCCTCTTCAAGAGTTAGTGGAGGGTCCTGTTACTGCAGAAGATCTCTTACCTGTTGAAAATGCAGAAG TAGCAGAAACTGACAAATCTGATATGGTAACAACTCGTTCTTCTGCTAAAAAGAAG CAGTGTAGCACCATTTTGGAGGGGATGGATTTTAGCATCTCAAGAGCCACAAATACCAAGAATgctaaagatattaaaaatccaAGAAAGAACAAGtttcaaagacaaaagaatGTAACCACATCCGCTGCCAAAAAGACACAA TCTTCTCaatcttttcagaaaacaaaacatacaagctatgggaaaagaagaaagaaaaaagtgaaaaagtctTTATATGGGGAAAGAGAGATGGCTTCTAAGAAACCTCTTCTCAGCCCTATCCCTGAAATGCCAGAGGTTTGCTCTTCTGCTTCATCTCCAAACTCACCAGAGGCAAATGCACTTTTTTCAG AGGACGTATTTTTAGGTAATACCAAATCCAGGAATGCTTGCAAGGATGTTCAACAGAAGCCAGTGGTTGAAAGAACGAGAGGGGAAAACAGCTGTGCAGTTTATATGTATTCAAGCTCTAAGGACCTGGACACCTTGGAAGCCGGCAGCTCCAATGATACAGAGTTTCAGGTGTCAGATGATGATCTGAAGTCTGTTTCTGGCATTGATCATAAG ttttcaaACATTGTGCCAGATGCAAAGTGTGGTTTTGATACATCTGACTATTTCCAACAAGGGAAAGAGACTGCATGTGTAAAAGAGGCAAAAGAAAGTGGTTCCTTgatagaaaatgagaaattacaaGGAAATGTTCTAAATAAGGCAGAGTGGCTAACGGGGCTAGAATTTCCGGAACAACAGGACACTGGTGTACACGAGGGTGCCCAAAGAACTCAGTGTCCACAAAAAGATTCTACAAGAGGCAGTCCaccaagaagaagaagaagtaGTGCCAtctattttcctcctgttgaaCAATTGGAAATAACTGGAAACAATCTTCcgttttcttttaatgtggaAGAAGTCTTATCTGTTCCTCAGCTGAAAAGTGACTCCTTGGAGCCTTTTAGAAGAAAGAGCGGTAACAGTGGTGAAAAAAGAGTGAGGCGCAGCATGAGATTGCATAAAGATACCGAAGCTGAAGGACTTGCATGGATTCAGGTACCCGATGAGATTCAAAGGAACCCTCCCCTGCTAGCTTCTGCTTGCAAAGTCCGGAGAACAATAAGCACATCCATCCTCACACAGTCTGAGAATATTCACCATCGAGAACAAAATCTCCTCCATTTTTCAGCACCAGGGAAGGAGAACAATGATTCTGTTAATCTTGCTGATGGTCCTTGCAAAaaatggaggaggagaagcatgTGTGTATCCACACCTCAAGAAACAACAACTTGGTCTCAAACCCGGAAAAAGAGGATAACAAATTCTATATATAGGAGGGACAGAAGTGACCAAAAACACTGTGAAGAAGTAGAAATACCTCTTGAAAATAACTCTAACACTTAG